In Salinibacterium sp. dk2585, a single window of DNA contains:
- the ehuC gene encoding ectoine/hydroxyectoine ABC transporter permease subunit EhuC: protein MDSNIEALVAALPRILDGVWITIQLTLGGAALAMVIAVVFGILARSPRTLVRGFARTVIEFFRGTSLVVQIFWFFFVLPQLGVELHPMAAGILALGLNYGAYAAEVVRGSINSVPTGQWEATTALSMTRAQRMRRVIFPQAWALMIPSLTNLLIHLLKGTAVVGTITIADLTFRLDSLQRDTNTFFAYGLGLVIYFVLAYVLTLIMNALEVQAKHRLGRGESLKEALSLRSPDTGVAAGEAARS, encoded by the coding sequence ATGGATAGCAATATCGAAGCGCTGGTGGCGGCGCTGCCGAGAATCCTGGATGGCGTGTGGATCACAATCCAGCTCACCCTCGGCGGCGCCGCGCTGGCCATGGTCATCGCAGTGGTCTTCGGGATCCTTGCGCGCAGCCCGAGGACACTCGTCCGCGGCTTCGCTCGCACGGTCATCGAGTTCTTCCGCGGCACATCACTCGTGGTCCAGATCTTCTGGTTCTTCTTCGTCCTGCCGCAGCTGGGCGTCGAACTCCACCCCATGGCCGCGGGCATCCTCGCGCTCGGGCTCAACTACGGCGCCTATGCCGCCGAGGTCGTTCGCGGGTCAATCAACTCCGTGCCTACCGGGCAGTGGGAGGCAACGACCGCGTTGAGCATGACGAGGGCCCAACGGATGCGCCGGGTGATCTTCCCGCAGGCGTGGGCGCTCATGATCCCGTCACTGACGAACCTGCTCATCCACCTGCTCAAGGGCACGGCCGTCGTCGGCACGATCACGATCGCCGACCTCACGTTCCGCCTGGATTCGCTCCAGCGCGACACCAACACCTTCTTCGCCTATGGATTGGGTCTCGTCATCTACTTCGTGCTCGCCTACGTCCTGACGCTCATCATGAATGCGCTTGAGGTGCAGGCGAAGCACCGCCTCGGACGCGGAGAGTCGCTCAAGGAGGCCCTGAGCCTCCGCTCCCCCGATACGGGAGTCGCAGCAGGAGAGGCGGCCAGGTCATGA
- a CDS encoding ectoine synthase, translated as MIVRTIDEITDTEADIKTENWRSKRIVLAKEKVGFSVHETTLYAGTVNQFWYANHIEAVFIVEGEGEITDLATGETHQLGPGSLYLLNNHDKHEVRPRTEMRTVCVFNPPITGREVHDENGVYPLVTEVA; from the coding sequence ATGATCGTTCGCACGATTGACGAGATCACCGATACCGAGGCCGATATCAAGACCGAGAACTGGCGCAGCAAGCGCATCGTTCTCGCGAAGGAGAAGGTCGGGTTCTCGGTGCACGAGACGACCCTCTATGCCGGCACGGTGAACCAGTTCTGGTACGCCAACCACATCGAGGCCGTCTTCATCGTGGAGGGCGAGGGCGAGATCACCGACCTCGCGACGGGAGAGACGCACCAGCTGGGCCCCGGCTCGCTCTACCTGCTCAACAACCACGACAAGCACGAGGTTCGCCCGCGCACCGAGATGCGCACCGTCTGCGTCTTCAACCCGCCCATCACGGGCCGCGAGGTGCACGACGAGAACGGTGTCTACCCGCTGGTGACAGAGGTAGCCTGA
- the ehuB gene encoding ectoine/hydroxyectoine ABC transporter substrate-binding protein EhuB has protein sequence MNKRRSQKARLAIATTGVAALALTACSGGGGNGGDSDEDLLATLQEDGTITVAIADERPYSWLDGDEPTGATIAMHEEIFGNMGIDNVEVVQVDWNSLIPGLNAGRFDAVSAGMSILPDRCAQAAFSDPEIMYTTALMVPEGNPKGLSDLDSVVDAGDVNLAVLAGGIEAGYADALGITNVQSVPDAQSGMDVVANGRADAFAMTAISLNWMVENNPDAGVETTQAFVQEIDGVEQVGAGSTVFRKGDTTLLDAYNEELAKIMDSEEKYLELVGEYGFTKENMPPADLTTEMLCAGDLG, from the coding sequence ATGAACAAGCGACGGAGCCAGAAAGCTCGTCTAGCAATCGCCACGACGGGGGTCGCGGCACTCGCACTCACCGCGTGCAGCGGAGGAGGCGGCAACGGCGGTGACTCCGACGAGGACCTGCTGGCAACGCTTCAGGAAGACGGCACCATCACCGTCGCCATCGCCGATGAGCGTCCCTATTCTTGGCTCGACGGCGACGAGCCCACGGGGGCGACGATCGCCATGCACGAAGAGATCTTCGGCAACATGGGGATCGACAACGTCGAGGTCGTGCAGGTCGACTGGAATTCCCTGATCCCCGGCCTCAACGCGGGCCGCTTCGACGCGGTCAGCGCCGGAATGTCGATCCTCCCCGACCGCTGCGCGCAGGCCGCGTTCAGCGACCCCGAGATCATGTACACGACCGCACTCATGGTTCCCGAGGGCAACCCCAAGGGTCTCAGCGACCTCGACTCGGTCGTTGACGCGGGCGACGTGAACCTGGCCGTCCTCGCGGGTGGCATCGAGGCCGGCTATGCCGATGCCCTCGGCATCACGAACGTGCAGAGCGTTCCGGACGCGCAGTCCGGCATGGACGTCGTGGCCAACGGCCGCGCCGACGCCTTCGCGATGACCGCGATCTCCCTCAACTGGATGGTCGAGAACAACCCGGACGCAGGCGTGGAGACCACCCAGGCCTTCGTGCAGGAGATCGACGGCGTCGAGCAGGTCGGTGCCGGCTCGACCGTCTTCCGCAAGGGTGACACGACGCTGCTCGATGCGTACAACGAGGAGCTCGCGAAGATCATGGACAGCGAGGAGAAGTACCTCGAGCTGGTGGGCGAGTACGGCTTCACGAAGGAGAACATGCCCCCCGCTGACCTCACGACCGAGATGCTCTGCGCGGGTGACCTGGGCTAA
- the thpD gene encoding ectoine hydroxylase, whose amino-acid sequence MTTTTAEDLFPTRLAEPSDMIERTQPAVWGSPADGPFTADELGKHEERGFTILDDFISSDEVQLYSDELDRLAADESLKGDARLITERATGAVRSVFQVESLSAPIAALARSPKVLDRARQILGSEVYLHQTRVNYMPGFKGTGFYWHSDFETWHAEDGMPIPRAVSLSIALTDNYPYNGGLMVMPGSHKTFVPSVGETPDDNYKESLKAQEAGVPSQEAVTELARRYGIDQFTGAAGSALWFDSNIMHGSGSNITPYPRSNVFLVFNSVENTLREPYAAKSPRPTHIASRDFTPLR is encoded by the coding sequence ATGACCACGACGACCGCCGAGGACCTGTTCCCCACACGGCTCGCCGAGCCGAGTGACATGATCGAGCGCACACAGCCCGCCGTCTGGGGGTCGCCCGCCGACGGCCCCTTCACCGCGGATGAACTGGGAAAGCACGAGGAACGTGGCTTCACGATCCTCGACGACTTCATCTCGAGCGACGAGGTGCAGCTCTACAGCGACGAACTCGACCGCCTCGCGGCCGACGAGTCCCTGAAGGGCGACGCCCGCCTCATCACGGAGCGGGCGACGGGCGCCGTGCGATCCGTCTTCCAGGTGGAATCACTCAGCGCGCCGATCGCCGCGCTCGCCCGCAGCCCCAAGGTGCTCGACCGCGCACGCCAGATCCTCGGCTCCGAGGTCTACCTGCACCAGACGCGCGTCAACTACATGCCCGGCTTCAAAGGCACAGGCTTCTACTGGCACTCAGACTTCGAGACCTGGCACGCGGAGGACGGCATGCCCATCCCGCGCGCCGTGAGCCTGTCGATCGCCCTGACCGACAACTACCCCTACAACGGCGGGCTCATGGTGATGCCGGGCTCGCACAAGACCTTCGTGCCGAGCGTGGGCGAGACGCCCGACGACAACTACAAGGAGTCGCTCAAGGCGCAGGAGGCCGGCGTGCCCAGCCAGGAGGCCGTCACGGAGCTGGCTCGCCGCTACGGCATCGACCAGTTCACCGGCGCCGCAGGTTCCGCCCTGTGGTTCGACTCGAACATCATGCACGGCTCGGGCAGCAACATCACGCCCTACCCGCGCTCCAACGTGTTCCTCGTCTTCAACAGCGTCGAGAACACGCTTCGTGAGCCCTACGCGGCCAAGTCGCCGCGGCCGACGCACATCGCGAGCCGCGACTTCACGCCGCTGCGCTGA
- the ectA gene encoding diaminobutyrate acetyltransferase, which translates to MTSPDSVIRPPRIGDGAAMWRIARDSQTLDLNSSYAYILFARDFASTCRVAVVDGEIAGFVIGYRRPETPDTVFVWQVAVDEAFRGLGLAGRMLDSLVEDGVADGSIRMLETTITDDNPASQRTFASFAARWGGASVTVRPLFERDHFPEEGEHEPEPLYEIGPLAAQH; encoded by the coding sequence CTGACTTCCCCCGACAGCGTCATCCGGCCCCCGCGGATCGGCGACGGTGCCGCTATGTGGCGCATCGCGCGCGACTCGCAGACCCTTGACCTGAACTCGTCATACGCCTACATCCTGTTCGCGCGTGACTTCGCCTCGACCTGTCGCGTCGCCGTGGTCGACGGCGAGATTGCCGGCTTCGTCATCGGCTACCGGCGGCCGGAGACCCCCGACACCGTCTTCGTCTGGCAGGTCGCCGTCGACGAGGCGTTCCGCGGGCTCGGGCTCGCCGGGCGGATGCTCGACAGCCTCGTCGAGGACGGCGTCGCCGACGGTTCCATCCGCATGCTGGAGACCACCATCACGGATGACAACCCGGCCTCGCAGAGGACCTTCGCCTCCTTTGCCGCGCGCTGGGGCGGGGCATCCGTCACGGTGCGGCCGCTCTTCGAACGCGACCACTTTCCCGAAGAGGGCGAGCACGAACCGGAGCCCCTCTATGAGATCGGCCCCCTGGCCGCCCAGCACTGA
- the ehuA gene encoding ectoine/hydroxyectoine ABC transporter ATP-binding protein EhuA encodes MPSHTDSPNGGNAPAIRFVDVEKRFGDTVVLDGLNFTVNKGDRVTLIGPSGSGKTTILRLVMTLEELSGGYIYIDGEPLSHDNVDGKRVELSEKHKNEIRKRIGMVFQQFNLFPNMTVMENIIEAPVHVLGMSKDDAKEKARGLLRQVGLADKEDAHPLELSGGQQQRVAIARALAMDPEILLLDEVTSALDPEIVGEVLGILKHVADTTDITMLIVTHEMQFARDVSNRILMFDGGRIVEEGTPEEFFTNPKEQRTRDFLQAVVADPITGALPWQAGPATPTRDGDTL; translated from the coding sequence TTGCCTTCACACACTGACTCCCCGAACGGCGGGAACGCACCCGCCATCAGATTCGTCGACGTCGAGAAGCGATTCGGCGACACCGTCGTGCTCGACGGCCTCAACTTCACCGTCAACAAGGGCGACCGCGTCACGCTGATCGGCCCCTCGGGGTCTGGCAAGACGACCATCCTGCGCCTCGTCATGACGCTCGAGGAGTTGAGCGGCGGCTACATCTATATCGATGGCGAACCGCTCAGCCATGACAACGTCGACGGCAAGCGAGTCGAACTGAGCGAGAAGCACAAGAACGAGATCCGCAAGCGGATCGGCATGGTCTTCCAGCAGTTCAACCTCTTTCCCAACATGACCGTCATGGAGAACATCATTGAGGCGCCCGTGCATGTGCTCGGGATGTCGAAGGATGATGCCAAGGAGAAGGCTCGCGGCCTCCTGCGGCAGGTGGGTCTCGCCGACAAGGAGGACGCCCACCCGCTCGAGCTCTCGGGTGGCCAGCAGCAGCGCGTCGCGATCGCGCGGGCGCTGGCGATGGACCCCGAGATACTCCTGCTCGACGAGGTGACCTCGGCACTCGACCCCGAGATCGTCGGCGAGGTGCTCGGCATCCTGAAGCACGTGGCCGACACGACCGACATCACGATGCTGATCGTGACCCACGAGATGCAGTTCGCCCGCGACGTGTCGAACCGCATCCTCATGTTCGACGGTGGCCGCATCGTCGAGGAGGGCACGCCCGAGGAGTTCTTCACGAATCCGAAGGAGCAGCGCACACGCGACTTCCTGCAGGCGGTCGTCGCCGACCCGATCACGGGAGCGCTCCCCTGGCAGGCCGGCCCCGCAACGCCGACCCGGGATGGTGACACGCTCTGA
- the ehuD gene encoding ectoine/hydroxyectoine ABC transporter permease subunit EhuD has translation MNEFWNWDLAFEALPRLLMSFLTVTLLVTVVSTAIAAVLGLVLAILRMSLPKPLAMILKFIIDFIRMTPIVVQLIFAYFAFTSITPLTIGIIIFGIHYATYMAEVYRAGIESVPKGQWEATTALSMSRTRTWVAVIIPQAVRATVPALGNYAISMFKETPFLLMIGVVEMVQAGLIFGGNNFKYIEAITLAGVIFLLASYPTSLLIGRLEKRLAFTH, from the coding sequence ATGAACGAGTTCTGGAACTGGGACCTCGCCTTCGAAGCCCTCCCCCGGCTCTTGATGAGCTTCCTCACGGTGACCCTCCTGGTCACGGTGGTGAGCACGGCAATTGCCGCCGTCCTCGGCCTCGTCCTCGCGATACTCCGGATGTCGCTGCCGAAGCCGCTCGCCATGATCCTGAAGTTCATCATCGACTTCATCCGCATGACGCCCATCGTGGTGCAGTTGATCTTCGCCTACTTCGCGTTCACCAGCATCACGCCGCTGACGATCGGCATCATCATCTTCGGCATCCACTACGCCACCTATATGGCGGAGGTCTACCGTGCGGGCATCGAGTCCGTGCCGAAGGGCCAGTGGGAGGCGACGACAGCCCTGTCGATGTCGCGCACCCGCACGTGGGTCGCCGTGATCATCCCCCAGGCTGTCAGGGCCACCGTGCCGGCCCTCGGCAACTACGCGATCTCGATGTTCAAGGAGACGCCGTTCCTCCTCATGATCGGCGTCGTCGAGATGGTGCAGGCAGGGCTCATCTTCGGGGGCAACAACTTCAAGTACATCGAAGCAATCACTCTTGCCGGCGTCATCTTCCTGCTCGCCAGCTACCCGACATCGCTTCTCATCGGCAGATTGGAAAAGCGCCTTGCCTTCACACACTGA
- the ectB gene encoding diaminobutyrate--2-oxoglutarate transaminase: protein MSTSTHLESQVRSYSRSWPVVFDRAVGSTMYDESGRAYLDFFAGAGALNYGHNNPVLKKALIDYLSDDRVVHSLDMFTSARNDFLHTFSEVILKPRGLDYKVVFPGPGGANAVEAALKLARKVTGRESVINFTNAFHGMTLGALSVTGNSLKRGGAGVPLVHATPMPYDDYFNGDYPDFFYMERLLDDSGSGLNTPAAVIVESVQGEGGINAARAEWLRQLAEVCRNHGILLILDDIQMGCGRTGDFFSFEEAGIVPDIVCLSKSISGYGLPMALTLVKPEFDIWEPGEHNGTFRGISPAFVTAAEAIRTYWQDDELKNSTIAKGAKVESRFNGLVARYPERGLIAKGRGLARGLQFATGDLADAVCREAFERGLLMETSGPEGEVMKILPALTLSDAELEQGLAIIEASVAAVLDNPELTASETEKETTSA, encoded by the coding sequence ATGTCTACATCCACTCATCTCGAGTCCCAGGTGCGCAGCTACTCGCGTTCCTGGCCCGTCGTCTTCGACCGCGCCGTCGGCAGCACCATGTACGACGAAAGCGGTCGCGCCTACCTCGACTTCTTCGCGGGGGCCGGTGCCCTCAACTACGGGCACAACAACCCCGTGCTCAAGAAGGCACTCATCGACTACCTCAGCGACGACCGCGTCGTTCACTCGCTCGACATGTTCACGAGCGCGCGCAATGACTTCCTGCACACCTTTTCCGAGGTGATCCTCAAGCCGCGGGGCCTCGACTACAAGGTCGTCTTCCCCGGGCCCGGCGGCGCGAACGCGGTCGAGGCCGCGCTCAAGCTCGCGCGCAAGGTGACGGGTCGCGAGTCGGTCATCAACTTCACGAATGCGTTCCACGGCATGACGCTCGGCGCGCTCTCGGTGACGGGCAACTCGCTCAAGCGAGGTGGGGCCGGCGTGCCCCTCGTGCACGCCACCCCCATGCCCTACGACGACTACTTCAACGGCGATTACCCCGACTTCTTCTATATGGAGCGCCTCCTCGACGACAGTGGCAGCGGCCTCAACACCCCCGCCGCCGTTATCGTCGAGTCGGTGCAGGGCGAGGGCGGCATCAACGCGGCCCGCGCCGAGTGGCTCCGCCAGCTTGCCGAGGTGTGCCGCAACCACGGCATCCTGCTGATCCTCGACGACATCCAGATGGGCTGCGGCCGCACGGGCGACTTCTTCAGCTTCGAAGAGGCTGGCATCGTTCCCGACATCGTCTGCCTGTCGAAGTCCATCAGCGGCTACGGCCTGCCGATGGCACTCACGCTCGTGAAGCCGGAGTTCGACATCTGGGAGCCGGGCGAGCACAACGGCACGTTCCGCGGCATCAGCCCCGCCTTCGTGACCGCCGCCGAGGCCATCCGCACCTACTGGCAGGATGACGAGCTCAAGAACTCGACGATCGCCAAGGGCGCCAAGGTCGAGAGCCGCTTCAATGGCCTCGTCGCCCGCTATCCCGAGCGCGGCCTCATCGCCAAGGGACGCGGCCTCGCCCGCGGCCTCCAGTTCGCGACGGGCGACCTGGCTGATGCCGTGTGCCGCGAGGCCTTCGAGCGCGGCCTCCTCATGGAGACCTCAGGGCCTGAGGGTGAGGTCATGAAGATCCTCCCCGCCCTGACGCTGAGCGACGCCGAGCTCGAGCAGGGGCTCGCCATCATCGAGGCATCCGTCGCTGCCGTCCTCGACAACCCAGAGCTGACAGCATCCGAGACAGAGAAGGAGACGACGAGCGCATGA
- a CDS encoding aminotransferase class V-fold PLP-dependent enzyme — protein MTPATPTNQALTPAEVSAIRADFPSLEQEVNGHPLAYLDSGATSLKPRQVLDAEREFYERHNSAVHRGAHTLAALATERFEDARATVARFIGAAEDEVVWTSNATEAINLVAYGISAASARGGADEVSLRAGDEIVVTEQEHHANLIPWQELAARTGATLRFIPVDDAGELMLDRLDEVITERARLVAFTHVSNVLGSISPVERIVARARQVGAITVLDACQSVPHMVVDVASLDVDFMAFSGHKMLAPTGIGVLYGRRELLNALPPFLTGGSMITTVTMERAEYLPAPQRFEAGTQRVSQAVALAAAIDYLDAVGMHRIAAHEATLGARLADGLAGIEGVRMLGPAAGAERVGLASVDVAGIHSHDVGQFLDDRGIAARVGHHCAQPLHRRLGVTSSTRASTYIYTTEEEVDRFIEAVADSRDFFGVRP, from the coding sequence ATCACCCCCGCGACACCGACAAACCAAGCGCTGACCCCCGCCGAGGTCAGCGCAATCCGCGCAGACTTCCCGAGCCTCGAGCAGGAGGTCAACGGGCATCCGCTCGCCTACCTCGACTCCGGCGCCACCTCGCTCAAGCCGAGGCAGGTGCTGGATGCCGAACGGGAGTTCTATGAGCGGCACAACTCGGCGGTGCACCGCGGTGCCCACACGCTTGCGGCACTCGCGACGGAACGCTTCGAGGATGCCCGGGCGACGGTCGCGCGCTTCATTGGCGCAGCGGAGGATGAGGTCGTCTGGACCTCGAATGCGACCGAAGCCATCAACCTCGTGGCCTACGGCATCTCGGCCGCGAGCGCGCGCGGCGGGGCTGACGAGGTCAGCCTGCGCGCCGGAGACGAGATCGTCGTGACCGAGCAGGAACACCATGCGAACCTCATTCCCTGGCAGGAACTCGCGGCTCGCACCGGGGCGACGCTGCGCTTCATTCCCGTCGATGACGCGGGGGAGCTCATGCTCGACAGGCTCGACGAGGTCATCACGGAACGTGCGCGGCTTGTTGCCTTCACGCACGTGTCCAACGTGCTCGGCAGCATCAGTCCCGTCGAGCGCATTGTGGCCCGCGCCCGCCAGGTCGGGGCGATCACGGTGCTCGATGCGTGCCAGTCCGTTCCCCATATGGTCGTCGACGTGGCATCACTCGACGTCGACTTCATGGCCTTCTCAGGGCACAAGATGCTCGCGCCGACCGGTATCGGCGTGCTCTACGGGCGCCGCGAGTTGCTCAATGCGCTGCCGCCCTTCCTCACGGGCGGCTCCATGATTACGACCGTGACGATGGAGCGCGCAGAGTACCTCCCCGCGCCGCAGCGCTTCGAGGCCGGCACGCAGCGCGTCTCCCAGGCGGTCGCCCTCGCGGCCGCGATCGATTACCTCGATGCCGTCGGCATGCACAGGATTGCGGCCCACGAGGCCACCCTCGGCGCTCGGCTCGCCGACGGCCTTGCCGGGATCGAGGGCGTGCGGATGCTCGGCCCAGCGGCGGGCGCCGAGCGAGTCGGCCTCGCGAGCGTCGACGTTGCCGGCATCCACTCGCATGATGTCGGCCAGTTCCTCGATGACCGGGGTATCGCGGCGCGCGTCGGCCACCACTGCGCCCAGCCCCTGCATCGTCGCCTCGGTGTCACGTCATCGACGCGGGCGAGCACCTACATCTACACGACAGAGGAGGAGGTCGACCGCTTCATCGAGGCGGTCGCCGACTCCCGCGATTTCTTCGGAGTGCGCCCGTGA
- the sufU gene encoding Fe-S cluster assembly sulfur transfer protein SufU, with protein sequence MSSSELQSLYQEIILDHSRQPIGFGLVGNADGSSHQLNPTCGDEVTLEIAVDEHGLAHVHWEGHGCAISQASASLFSEMVGEGMSLDDLGRRIESFRTAMRSRGKIQPDEELLGDAAALGGVSRYIARVKCAMLAWVAAEDAIAQARA encoded by the coding sequence GTGAGTTCCTCAGAACTGCAGTCCCTCTACCAAGAGATCATCCTGGACCACTCCCGCCAGCCGATCGGCTTTGGGCTCGTCGGCAATGCCGACGGGAGCTCGCACCAGCTCAACCCGACCTGCGGCGATGAGGTCACGCTCGAGATCGCGGTCGACGAGCACGGCCTGGCCCACGTGCACTGGGAGGGCCACGGCTGCGCCATCTCGCAGGCCTCGGCGTCGCTCTTCAGCGAGATGGTCGGGGAGGGCATGTCACTCGATGACCTTGGCCGGCGCATCGAGAGCTTCCGCACGGCCATGCGTTCGCGCGGCAAGATCCAGCCCGATGAGGAGCTCCTCGGTGACGCGGCCGCGCTCGGGGGAGTCTCGCGGTACATCGCGCGGGTCAAGTGCGCCATGCTCGCCTGGGTCGCGGCAGAGGATGCGATCGCGCAAGCGCGCGCCTGA
- a CDS encoding ECF transporter S component yields MNTSTAPAVASAKAKPNLRWRVVDIVVASVIGVASGLIFLAWNVAHEPLSGLVGFLPGLQALFGGGWLFAGVLTALVVRKPGAAIYGEMIAATVSALVGNQWGALTLVSGFVQGLGAELIFALFVYTNWRLSGAILAGMGAGLAMAITDLTLWYPGAAPLFATVYTISAIISGAILAGVLSWLAVRGLASAGALNRFASGRVPTRR; encoded by the coding sequence ATGAACACTTCAACTGCACCTGCCGTCGCGTCCGCCAAGGCGAAGCCGAACCTCCGCTGGAGGGTTGTCGACATCGTCGTTGCGAGCGTCATCGGCGTCGCATCCGGCCTCATCTTCCTGGCCTGGAACGTTGCCCACGAGCCCCTCAGCGGGCTCGTCGGATTCCTGCCCGGCCTCCAGGCGCTCTTCGGAGGCGGCTGGTTGTTCGCGGGCGTGCTCACGGCGCTCGTCGTGCGCAAGCCCGGCGCGGCGATCTATGGCGAGATGATCGCGGCGACCGTCTCGGCCCTCGTGGGGAACCAGTGGGGCGCGCTCACGCTTGTCTCAGGCTTCGTGCAGGGGCTCGGCGCCGAGCTCATCTTCGCGCTCTTCGTCTACACGAACTGGCGACTGAGCGGCGCCATCCTCGCGGGCATGGGCGCTGGCCTCGCGATGGCGATCACCGATCTCACGCTCTGGTACCCGGGTGCGGCACCGCTGTTCGCGACCGTCTACACGATCTCCGCGATCATCTCGGGCGCCATCCTCGCCGGCGTGCTTTCGTGGCTCGCCGTCCGCGGACTCGCGAGTGCCGGGGCACTGAACCGCTTCGCCTCGGGGCGCGTCCCCACGCGGCGCTGA
- a CDS encoding NADP-dependent oxidoreductase, whose amino-acid sequence MASPDHSKSIQIQLAERPSGWPTDDTFRTVTVDLPELGDGEVRVANEFVSVDPYMRGRMDDVKSYVPPYVLGETMEGGAVGRIVASNSERLAVGDLVLHSLGWRDVAQGEASAFRKVEEIPGITPSVYLGALGMPGFTAWVGLRKIARLREGDIVFVSGAAGAVGSSVGQIARLAGASRVIGSAGSEEKVRTLTERYGFDAAFNYKEGPVRKSLREAAPDGIDVYFDNVGGEHLEAALGAFRDGGRGAICGMISQYNATEPAPGPRNLANLIKRGLTLQGFTVNRYNEHFKEFAAEVTPWVRSGELIYDETVVEGIENTPAAFLDMMHGANIGKMVVRVGRG is encoded by the coding sequence GTGGCATCACCCGACCATTCCAAGAGCATCCAGATCCAACTCGCGGAGCGCCCGAGCGGCTGGCCCACGGACGACACCTTCCGCACCGTCACGGTTGACCTGCCCGAACTCGGCGACGGCGAGGTGCGCGTCGCGAACGAGTTCGTCTCCGTCGACCCCTACATGCGCGGCCGCATGGACGACGTGAAGTCATACGTGCCGCCCTACGTGCTGGGCGAGACGATGGAGGGCGGGGCCGTCGGCCGCATCGTCGCGAGCAACTCGGAACGGCTGGCCGTTGGCGACCTTGTGCTGCACTCGCTCGGCTGGCGTGATGTCGCCCAGGGCGAGGCATCCGCCTTCCGTAAGGTCGAGGAGATTCCGGGCATCACCCCGTCGGTCTACCTTGGGGCGCTCGGGATGCCCGGCTTCACCGCCTGGGTCGGCCTGCGCAAGATCGCCCGACTGCGGGAGGGCGACATCGTCTTCGTCTCCGGCGCTGCGGGGGCGGTCGGCAGCTCGGTGGGGCAGATCGCCCGGCTCGCCGGGGCCTCGCGGGTCATCGGCTCGGCGGGCTCGGAGGAGAAGGTGCGCACGCTCACGGAGCGCTACGGCTTCGATGCCGCGTTCAACTACAAGGAAGGTCCCGTGCGCAAGAGCCTGCGCGAGGCGGCGCCCGACGGCATCGACGTGTACTTCGACAATGTCGGCGGCGAGCACCTCGAGGCCGCGCTTGGGGCCTTCCGCGACGGCGGCCGCGGTGCCATCTGCGGCATGATCTCGCAGTACAACGCGACGGAACCGGCACCCGGGCCGCGCAACCTCGCGAACCTCATCAAGCGGGGCCTCACCCTGCAGGGCTTCACCGTGAACCGCTACAACGAGCACTTCAAGGAGTTCGCGGCCGAGGTCACGCCCTGGGTGCGCTCTGGTGAACTCATCTACGACGAGACCGTCGTCGAGGGGATCGAGAACACCCCCGCGGCGTTCCTCGACATGATGCACGGGGCCAACATCGGCAAGATGGTCGTGCGCGTCGGCCGAGGCTGA